The genomic stretch CAGGTTTTTGTGTATTCTGTGTCCATCCATAAATCCTCAACTCGTAGTTGCCAACTTGTAAATCAAATTCTTTTCCTCCTAATTCAGGACTCCAATCGAACCGAACAATTTTATTTACTGAAGAACGTGCGTGTACTGGAATCGGTTGAGCTAGATTTTCATCTTGAAAATTTCCTCCACTGTCGATTTTAACGAAAGTAGTCCATGCCATGTCATAAAAATTGTCATTATCTTTTCTGCCAACAACTAAACGAATCCGTTGAATGGTTCCTCCTTGAGGACTCCAATTATAGAAAGTTATGGGAAGATTGAACCCTAATCCTACAATCTTTTTATTAGCAGGTGTAACAAGGTATGTAGGAAAAAATATAATGTTTCTTCCCAAAGACAGCTTAAGATTAGCTTTCCTAAAATTTGATGTATAAGCTACAGCTATAGATACAAGTAAACTAAATAAAGCAATGAGGATGGTAATAGGATCGTCTGACTGCACGTTTGTTCTGGTGCTTTTAGTTATTTGCGGTGCAGGTGACGACGAAGGTTGTTGAGCTATTAGCTCAGTAATTTCATAGTTGTTATGAGTCCGAAACTGCATAGTTATTAGTGTCTATTGCCAAGAATATATAACTAAGGTATCCTGATAATATTATATCATGTCCGGTTGAATAATTATTATATACCTTGACTACTAATGGGGACTATGTAATTAGTAATTTGTAGTTTAAGATTAGGGATTATTTCGTAAGGAATTAACCGGATTAGATATTACTCAAATATAGAACCAGCCACAGGCTACTGTTCAATCAAGACTTCCTTTACCCAAGCTGCATCTGCGGTCGATAAAGGTGGTGGTGGGTCTTTACTATAATCAATCGCTAAATCATAACTTCCTTGGTCGTAAAGGTTATGTAATAATTGTTGTAAATTAACGGTAGGTTCTCGATCGTATGGTTGGAGAGGTAAAGGAAACGAAGGTATTGCTTGGGGGAGATTGAACGCATATAAATCGGCTTGGGGACGTTCTTGAGAACGGCTGACCACGATTCGATAGTGGCTCTGGAAGGCTTGATTATTCATAGCCATCGGTTTTCCTTGACGCAGTAAATCAATTTCCACTAAATGGGTTAAGCTATCTAATATTTTTTGCCGTTTGGTTTCATAAGTGCTGCGCCCTTCTGCAGACCGTTTGTTTTTGGGAGAAAGAATTTCGATAACAGTAATTACTTTGCCAGTTTCTACCTTTCGCACTTCTAAATACCACTCTCTAACCATTTCAGTCATCGGTAGAGCAATCTTCATTGGTTTAACGCTAGGAGCAGCAACAGTAACCAGGGCTGAGGGTTCTTGGTGGTTGCTTTGAGAACTTTGAACAACTACATGATCTTTTCGGGCGGGCAGGATGCCCACTCTACCTAGCATGGAATCATCACCAGTAGCGTTGTAGACTCTTTCCTCAATTGCTACCCGATACTTCGGACGTAGTTGAGGGTTAAGGCTTTGGGCAATCAGGACAATTAGCCACTTGTGAACTTGTGACCAATATTCTGGTTTCTCCAGGTAGGGATTCATCCCAGGAAAAGGTGAAGGCATCTTGTGTGATGAAGCTGTGAAGTGCTATACTACCTAAGTTACCGAAAAATTTTGGCTCTTCGGTACCTGCAACCTAGCTAGTATTTTTCGCAAACTTCCGCAAAATAACCGGAATTTGACTATGTGTTATACCAATTTCTAAAATTAAGTGGTATAATATATTCTAAATAAAATTAGTCCCAAGACAGCTATGGTCTGGGCTCACCCCCTAACCTGCTCTAGCCTTGGATTTAAGCAGCGTTTAACAAAAAGTCTCTCAAACTCCTACTCTGTATAGCTTTGAGATTTTAAGAATTCAGTTTTTACTAACTAGCATCTGAATGCCTAAAAGTTTTGCCTAGCAATCCTCTTAGGCATTTTTTTTTTGCAAATTAGCATCCCTTGATGGCAAAGAACCATTATGAATCAAGTTGACCTAGCGTTTACTCCAGCTCTAGACCAAGCCCAACTGATCCGCAAGGGTGAGATATCACCGCTGGAATTAGTCCAACTCTACCTTGAACGGATCGAAGCATTAAATCCCCAAGTGGGCAGTTACTTCACTGTGGCGTCTGAGATGGCACTGGCGGATGCTAAAGCCAAAACCGAACAACTTGCCCAAACTACTGATACTTCTAAACTTCCCCCATTTTTTGGTGTTCCAATTGCGATTAAAGACCTCAGGGCTGTAGAAGGACTCCCTTGTAGCTTTGGTGTTGCTGCGCTCAAAGACAATATTGCTGAGTATGATGATGGGGTAATCACCCGGATCAAGCAAGCTGGATTCATTATTTTAGGTAAAACCGCTACTTCTGAACTGGGTTCGTTACCCTATACCGAACCCCCAGGATTTCCACCGGCTCGCAATCCCTGGAATCTAGACTACACACCAGGGGGGTCTAGTGGCGGTTCAGCTGCAGCAGTAGCGGCTGGCTTATCTCCCATTGCCCAAGGTTCGGATGGTGGGGGTTCCCTGCGCGGTCCAGCCTTTTGCTGTGGTTTGGTCGCCATTAAACCGACACGAGGTCGTATTTCTTACGCTCCAGTAGGAGACTTTCAAAGTGGTATTGCTAGTATTGGTCCGATGGCACGGACGGTAGCTGATGCCGCTGCTTTACTGGATGTGATGTCTGGCTATATTACTGGAGACCCTTACTGGTTACCTGACCCAGAGATATCGTTTCTAGAGGCTACCGATCAACAACTGGATAATTTGCGGATTAGTTTTGCGACATCCATTAAACCGATGGGAGAAGCGTCAGCTGTATGTGAAAAGATTGTGGTGGAAACGGTGCAGCGACTGGAAGGGATGGGACATCTGGTTGAACCGGGTTGTCCAGATTTCAGTGACATAGTAGAACCGTTTAAGACAGTATGGCAAGCTGGGGTAACCTCAGCAGGAATTCCCCTAGAAGCCTTAAGTCCGATGAATCGCTGGATTGCTGAACAATCCGGTTCTGCTGGGGAATACTTACAAGCGGTGACTAAGCTACAAATTATAGCGCGTCAGATTGTGGGATTCTTTAACAACTATGATGTGCTAGTGTTACCTACTTATTTACATCCACCGATTCGGGTAGGAGAGTGGGACGATTTGAGTTATGAAGAAACCTTGGAGAATATTATTAATTGGATTGGACCGTGTCCACCATTTAATGCTACTGGACTTCCTGCGATCGCAATTCCTGCTGGTTTTGATGAGAAGGGCTTACCTGTAGGAATTCAGTTAGTGGGACCTCCAGCATCAGAAGCAAGACTATTAGCATTAGCGGCTCAGTTGGAAGCAGCAAACCCTTGGATTAATAATCGTCCCACTATAGCAACGGAAGTATAGTTTAGGACATCATATTTGGCTTTAAAGGGAACAGGGAATAGGGAACAGGGAACAGAAATATGTCTTAACCTTGGCTTCGACTGCTATAAAATCTAAGATTTACAGGACTTACGCCAAATATGAGTTATTTCTCCATCCAACAAGTATAGTTATGACGTAAGTCCTGATTATATTTAAGTCCTGATTTAAGAGGTTAATAGTAAACCGTCAACAGTCAACAATGCTTAAACTTTTTTCAACCAGCTGAACATAGCGCGTAAGTCTTTACCGACTTCCTCGACGGGATGTTCTTTATTCTGACGGCGCATAGCTGTGAAGACCGGTTTACCTCCCTGATTTTCCAAGACAAATTCACGGGCGAATTGACCTGATTGAATTTCTTTGAGGATTTTACGCATCTCGGCGCGAGTTTCATCAGTAACAA from Moorena sp. SIOASIH encodes the following:
- a CDS encoding DUF4058 family protein codes for the protein MPSPFPGMNPYLEKPEYWSQVHKWLIVLIAQSLNPQLRPKYRVAIEERVYNATGDDSMLGRVGILPARKDHVVVQSSQSNHQEPSALVTVAAPSVKPMKIALPMTEMVREWYLEVRKVETGKVITVIEILSPKNKRSAEGRSTYETKRQKILDSLTHLVEIDLLRQGKPMAMNNQAFQSHYRIVVSRSQERPQADLYAFNLPQAIPSFPLPLQPYDREPTVNLQQLLHNLYDQGSYDLAIDYSKDPPPPLSTADAAWVKEVLIEQ
- a CDS encoding amidase codes for the protein MNQVDLAFTPALDQAQLIRKGEISPLELVQLYLERIEALNPQVGSYFTVASEMALADAKAKTEQLAQTTDTSKLPPFFGVPIAIKDLRAVEGLPCSFGVAALKDNIAEYDDGVITRIKQAGFIILGKTATSELGSLPYTEPPGFPPARNPWNLDYTPGGSSGGSAAAVAAGLSPIAQGSDGGGSLRGPAFCCGLVAIKPTRGRISYAPVGDFQSGIASIGPMARTVADAAALLDVMSGYITGDPYWLPDPEISFLEATDQQLDNLRISFATSIKPMGEASAVCEKIVVETVQRLEGMGHLVEPGCPDFSDIVEPFKTVWQAGVTSAGIPLEALSPMNRWIAEQSGSAGEYLQAVTKLQIIARQIVGFFNNYDVLVLPTYLHPPIRVGEWDDLSYEETLENIINWIGPCPPFNATGLPAIAIPAGFDEKGLPVGIQLVGPPASEARLLALAAQLEAANPWINNRPTIATEV